A stretch of DNA from Cellulomonas fengjieae:
TCGACCCGACCATGGCGCAGAAGGACCCCATGTGCTGGCAGGCCTGGCAGGCCGACCCCAACGCCATGTGGAACTGGAACGGGCTGTACCGGGAGAACGTCGGCGGCCGGCACGAGGCCGTCATCCCGAACGGCCAGCTCTGCTCCGGCGGGCGGACGTTCTCGCCGCGCTACGACGCGCTCGACAAGCCCGGACCCTGGGTGGCCAAGACCGTCCCGACGTCCTTCACCCTCACGCTGACCGACAGCGCCAAGCACGGTGCCGACTACCTGCGCATCTACGTCTCGAAGCCGGGCTTCGACCCGACCACCGAGGCGCTCGGCTGGGACGACCTGAACCTGGTCAAGGAGACGGGTCGCTACGGCACCACGGGTCTGTACCAGACGGACGTGAACCTCTCGGGCCGCAGCGGCCGAGCCGTCCTGTTCACCATCTGGCAGGCGAGCCACCTGGACCAGCCGTACTACCTGTGCAGCGACATCAACATCGGCGGCGTCCCGGACCCCGACCCGACCACTCCCGACCCGGAGCCGACCACCCCCGACCCCGAGCCGACCACCCCCGACCCGGAGCCGACCACGCCCGGGCCGACCACCCCTGCCGGCTCCTGCACGGCGACCGTGAAGGTGGTCAACAGCTGGAAC
This window harbors:
- a CDS encoding lytic polysaccharide monooxygenase → MSVRARPRTLITALLVVLMAMAAAIVASQPASAHGSVTDPPTRNYGCWERWGSNHLDPTMAQKDPMCWQAWQADPNAMWNWNGLYRENVGGRHEAVIPNGQLCSGGRTFSPRYDALDKPGPWVAKTVPTSFTLTLTDSAKHGADYLRIYVSKPGFDPTTEALGWDDLNLVKETGRYGTTGLYQTDVNLSGRSGRAVLFTIWQASHLDQPYYLCSDINIGGVPDPDPTTPDPEPTTPDPEPTTPDPEPTTPGPTTPAGSCTATVKVVNSWNGSFVGEVTVKAGSAPLTGWHTAIAGATITQAWNGSLSGANTITSAAWNSAVPAGGTATAGFIANGSGTNLTATCGTH